The following are from one region of the Endozoicomonas sp. 4G genome:
- a CDS encoding inverse autotransporter beta domain-containing protein: protein MRGYSGSPPDDPTHNGAPTSIPGSSYTDPENIVVKNPDTQEEINSYLLGKEVAGITQQQQRTVIPLQVYHGLVNGLNGKTLLLSNAEQANGYQSLLEYSDQPDNSGKAKSLLESENQRLNEELQTLRKQLQSQSAELSDGQARLALAEESYTQANEKIARLEKTVEELNDQLSYQSYPAVASDGLNAENLPNLPTATSDTSETLPIQEDTLAQTARSIGQRLDPEGELDTEQTENLNDVVSGEIANAGIAFGEGYAESLLSKYGEARIDIGLDADWSINEYALDYLLPVYDDKNEQIFTQLGYRHWGERDMANLGLGYRYFGNKVMWGINAFYDEDITLGHSRGSVGLELGIDSAKLYGNYYTPLSDWKDVDAPGYQLQSRAAAGWDVGINAFIAEAPAWSTTLELFQWQGNHVDEQGNFEEDVSGSAFQELGTDPMGASLSVEYRPFSLFSLGVTKTIGDTEFSDTRLEATFNWNIGQPLGEQLKATTTSLANDWQKGTFVERQNNIVLEYSEKQISENGQTINLSLNEQYSVTERESVTIQADITTAFPVESLQWTGKGAQYLSSTSSQTVVFTAPDWQAAPLSNTYDLTLTVANSNGDSAQVDTQVVVTQNAALKPVLTLYSDPALTKPVSSYSAAHGEQAPTIYWAVEDRGGNEAAVATYQNTDEVARFRWGGDQEILQSIDTKTPVIDVSEPVGSYETKLQVILETGEKLIKSVPIQIAKGAGNRLDAGPDVTLVYVDDPSQVVKSQTTGGDSGTLLYQSSDSNVADVNQSGLVDVHNIGTTHIRVLEKTTDNFERDADSYLLTVLPGDPSLAWDDDQSLIKNGQVSLPQGVSSFTIPAISQVGAEGTITYRVIGDQQVAAVNKNGTVSLKGNQGAVKVEAEITKDGNYRSQVIGYTLIVSSGTTKPHFEWAAPVQNGQYTVTYNDMGLVTTAESHNSEGAVRYKSDDTQIAEIDQSGNLTILQAGTTTIRAYLAPKGEFIGAEISYTLTVNKDANDTLSFMGIKAGDTVTRDYGDDRFAYMAVAEADSDGDISYSSGDPDIAEVDSETGQVTIKNAGQTTIKATQEEGTNYLKGDISYNLSISKVPSNLTWNGKAADGSVDRTYDSGNFTFQVDSNSKDSDIVYTLKGEQPGANVADVAVIDHATGEVAIKGVGSVEVQATQLESDNYEKTSVAYSLKVHPGDPTLTWEDSKGLIQSGRVNQNEGSADFTIPAVSQAGSSGSVAYDVVGDQKIATVDQNGTVSLNGNRGAVKIEAEISKHGNYRSQVIGYTLIVGRGATKPNFGWDNSVKNGEYVVTYNDIGHVTKATSSNSTGAVRYKSDDTQIAEIDQSGNLTILQAGTTTIRAYLAPKDEFTGAEVSYTLTVEKDDNNTLSFMEINAGDTVARDYGDDRFAYSVVAEPDSDGDIGYISGNPNIAKVDQNTGWITIKQAGNTTIIAKQKEGTNYLKGGVAYKLTINKIFSKLTWSGEAASGTVYRTYGDKDFLFQVGSSSDEESVTYSLIDEKPSANVVSVASIDEDTGKIAIEGAGSVTVSATQKESVNYKETTSKYQLIVSQGSRSDLTWQDASAAKGTVIKHFGDQSFTIEAASTDSEGDIQYQVIGNSDIATVEPSTGKVNLGTRTGVVNVIATQEAYGSYAETQVAYVLKVGRQQDSDLSWGKIKDGASVNATFGMATPPLNTASATSTGTITYTSDNPAVAGVHENTGVLTLNQSGKATITAHLEATDTVAADSVTYILKVAKSAVNTLTWSDGVSDDGSVDVSYQDDRYPHITATSIDPKAVISYSSSDSNVADVNRFTGELTVHGSGPTTITAQHDATSRFEASEIQYMLNVAKASSDLHWDQTEVSDGSHTMNYASTETFTASATSSQGDITYSVTQGGDVVSVDQRSGQLTTKKTGQATVTATQAEDGDHAATSISYTIDVQPSTPVLEWDQADAESGQVNVTFDDASYTATVSASYQGQEVTGEVQYTSIDTKIVDVDSSGLVSFTAIGTTDIKASFTPDDPGFLPANESYQITLKKGVGKPLDVGKNMLLTIGESGSQPVQGGNGGVLTYSSGDTSIATVDSTGEVTSIKLGRTKITVTESETAKYLEQSARYMVTVKPKPPFIVLNYCFSGYNSQRPQQTDYAILNSEGWSLDEVRVESESQNGGGSVYDTSPKAGSSTIWWSYDAHDRDVKHRATLKYSEGSSHYQITTDWMICDY from the coding sequence ATGCGAGGCTACTCAGGGTCACCACCGGATGATCCAACACACAACGGGGCACCAACCAGCATACCGGGATCCTCCTATACAGACCCTGAAAATATCGTGGTAAAAAACCCCGACACACAGGAGGAAATAAACAGCTACCTGTTAGGCAAGGAAGTTGCGGGTATTACTCAACAGCAACAAAGAACCGTCATACCACTGCAGGTCTATCACGGACTTGTTAATGGCTTAAACGGTAAAACGCTACTGCTGAGCAATGCAGAACAGGCCAATGGTTATCAGTCTCTGCTCGAGTACTCTGACCAACCAGACAATTCAGGCAAAGCCAAGTCGTTGTTGGAATCAGAGAATCAGCGACTTAATGAGGAACTGCAGACATTAAGAAAGCAGTTACAGTCACAGTCCGCTGAGCTATCAGATGGGCAAGCCCGGCTTGCACTTGCTGAGGAAAGTTACACTCAGGCAAATGAAAAGATAGCGAGGCTTGAGAAAACGGTAGAAGAATTAAACGATCAATTAAGCTACCAAAGCTACCCAGCCGTTGCATCAGATGGTCTTAATGCTGAGAATCTGCCCAATCTCCCGACGGCAACGTCCGACACCTCGGAAACACTTCCGATTCAAGAAGACACTCTGGCACAAACAGCCAGAAGTATCGGACAAAGGCTAGATCCGGAGGGTGAACTAGACACCGAACAAACAGAAAACCTGAACGACGTCGTAAGTGGTGAAATTGCCAATGCGGGCATAGCTTTTGGAGAAGGCTATGCGGAATCACTGCTGAGTAAATACGGTGAGGCTCGTATTGATATCGGGCTGGATGCCGACTGGTCAATTAATGAGTACGCGCTGGACTATCTGCTGCCTGTTTACGACGACAAGAATGAGCAAATTTTTACTCAATTAGGCTACCGTCACTGGGGTGAGCGGGATATGGCCAACCTTGGCCTGGGCTACCGCTATTTCGGTAACAAGGTGATGTGGGGGATCAACGCATTTTATGACGAGGACATCACTTTGGGCCACAGTCGTGGTAGTGTCGGACTTGAGCTGGGTATTGATTCCGCCAAACTGTATGGCAACTATTACACCCCCCTGAGCGACTGGAAAGACGTTGATGCACCGGGTTATCAGTTGCAGTCAAGAGCTGCTGCAGGCTGGGATGTTGGTATTAATGCATTTATAGCAGAAGCTCCGGCATGGTCCACCACACTTGAACTGTTCCAGTGGCAAGGTAATCATGTGGATGAACAGGGCAACTTTGAAGAGGATGTCAGCGGCTCAGCCTTCCAAGAGCTTGGAACAGATCCGATGGGGGCCAGCCTGAGCGTTGAGTACCGACCTTTCTCTTTATTCTCTCTGGGTGTGACTAAAACCATTGGTGATACAGAGTTTAGTGATACACGTCTGGAAGCCACTTTCAACTGGAACATTGGACAGCCACTGGGTGAACAGCTGAAAGCGACCACCACCTCTCTGGCTAATGACTGGCAAAAAGGCACGTTTGTTGAGCGGCAAAACAATATCGTGCTGGAATATAGCGAGAAGCAAATAAGCGAAAATGGGCAAACGATTAATCTTTCCCTGAACGAACAGTACAGCGTGACAGAGCGGGAGTCCGTCACGATACAGGCTGACATTACGACAGCCTTCCCTGTAGAAAGCTTGCAATGGACTGGCAAAGGTGCTCAATACCTGAGCAGCACCAGTAGCCAGACAGTGGTCTTTACAGCGCCTGACTGGCAGGCTGCCCCCCTCAGCAATACCTATGACTTGACATTGACGGTGGCCAATAGCAACGGTGACTCCGCCCAAGTAGATACACAGGTCGTTGTCACTCAAAATGCGGCACTTAAACCTGTCTTAACGCTTTATTCTGATCCTGCTCTGACAAAACCTGTCAGCAGCTACAGTGCAGCGCATGGTGAACAAGCGCCCACCATTTACTGGGCGGTAGAAGACCGGGGAGGTAATGAAGCAGCCGTCGCTACTTATCAGAATACAGATGAAGTTGCCCGTTTCCGTTGGGGCGGCGATCAAGAAATTCTGCAATCTATTGACACCAAGACACCTGTTATCGATGTCTCTGAACCCGTAGGCAGCTACGAAACGAAGTTACAAGTCATTCTGGAGACAGGAGAAAAACTGATTAAGTCCGTTCCGATCCAGATTGCGAAAGGCGCTGGAAATCGTTTAGATGCAGGTCCGGATGTCACTCTCGTTTATGTTGATGACCCATCACAGGTCGTCAAATCTCAAACCACCGGAGGTGACTCGGGAACACTGCTTTATCAAAGTTCGGACTCCAATGTAGCGGACGTTAATCAGTCTGGCTTGGTTGATGTGCATAACATAGGCACAACCCACATCCGGGTACTGGAAAAAACCACTGATAATTTTGAAAGAGATGCTGATAGCTATCTTCTGACTGTTCTGCCTGGTGATCCATCGCTAGCATGGGACGATGACCAGAGTTTAATCAAAAACGGTCAGGTCAGCCTCCCTCAAGGCGTTAGCAGCTTCACCATTCCTGCAATATCACAAGTCGGTGCCGAAGGAACGATTACCTATCGTGTGATCGGTGATCAACAGGTTGCTGCTGTCAATAAAAATGGCACGGTTTCCCTGAAAGGAAACCAAGGTGCAGTGAAAGTCGAAGCCGAAATCACAAAAGATGGAAATTATCGAAGTCAGGTAATTGGCTATACGCTGATCGTTAGTAGTGGTACAACAAAACCTCACTTCGAGTGGGCTGCCCCCGTCCAAAACGGTCAATATACCGTGACTTACAACGATATGGGGCTCGTAACAACGGCAGAGAGTCACAACTCAGAGGGCGCTGTACGCTATAAAAGCGACGACACCCAAATTGCCGAGATCGATCAATCCGGTAATCTGACAATTCTCCAGGCAGGTACAACCACTATTCGCGCCTATCTGGCACCGAAAGGTGAGTTTATCGGTGCTGAAATCAGCTACACCCTGACGGTGAATAAGGATGCTAATGATACGCTGAGCTTTATGGGCATTAAGGCAGGAGATACGGTAACACGAGATTATGGCGATGACCGTTTTGCCTACATGGCTGTCGCAGAGGCAGACTCGGACGGAGACATTAGCTACAGTTCAGGTGACCCTGATATCGCTGAAGTCGACTCGGAAACAGGCCAAGTCACCATCAAAAATGCAGGTCAAACAACCATTAAAGCCACACAGGAAGAAGGAACCAATTATCTGAAGGGTGATATTAGCTACAACCTGAGCATCAGTAAGGTACCTAGCAACCTCACGTGGAATGGTAAGGCTGCTGATGGGTCCGTTGATAGAACTTACGATAGTGGTAATTTCACATTCCAGGTTGATTCAAACTCCAAAGATAGTGACATTGTATATACCCTGAAGGGTGAGCAACCGGGCGCTAACGTCGCAGATGTTGCTGTGATAGATCATGCAACTGGTGAAGTGGCGATTAAAGGCGTTGGCAGTGTAGAGGTTCAGGCTACCCAGCTTGAAAGTGATAACTATGAGAAAACTTCTGTCGCTTATAGTCTGAAGGTGCACCCTGGTGATCCAACGCTGACCTGGGAAGACTCAAAGGGGTTGATTCAAAGTGGTCGGGTGAACCAAAACGAAGGTAGTGCGGATTTTACCATTCCTGCGGTATCACAAGCGGGTTCTTCAGGATCTGTAGCTTACGATGTGGTCGGTGACCAAAAAATTGCCACTGTCGATCAGAATGGCACAGTTTCTCTGAACGGTAATCGCGGGGCAGTGAAGATCGAAGCAGAGATCAGCAAACACGGCAATTATCGAAGTCAGGTAATTGGCTATACCCTGATCGTCGGTCGTGGGGCGACAAAGCCTAACTTTGGGTGGGATAACTCCGTCAAAAATGGCGAGTACGTTGTTACATATAACGACATTGGTCATGTAACTAAAGCTACCAGTAGCAATTCAACAGGAGCGGTGCGCTATAAAAGTGATGACACTCAAATTGCCGAGATCGATCAATCCGGTAATCTGACAATTCTCCAGGCAGGTACAACCACTATTCGCGCCTATCTGGCACCGAAAGATGAGTTTACCGGTGCTGAAGTCAGCTACACCCTGACAGTGGAGAAAGACGATAACAATACGCTGAGCTTTATGGAAATTAACGCAGGGGATACGGTAGCTCGCGATTATGGTGATGACCGTTTTGCCTACAGCGTCGTTGCAGAACCAGATTCGGACGGTGACATTGGCTACATTTCAGGCAACCCCAATATTGCAAAAGTAGATCAGAACACGGGCTGGATCACCATCAAGCAGGCAGGTAATACAACCATCATAGCTAAACAGAAAGAAGGTACTAATTATCTGAAGGGTGGTGTTGCCTACAAACTGACTATCAACAAGATATTCAGTAAACTGACTTGGAGTGGTGAGGCTGCCAGCGGTACAGTCTACAGAACGTATGGGGATAAGGACTTCTTATTCCAGGTAGGTTCCAGCTCTGATGAGGAGTCTGTCACTTATTCATTGATTGATGAAAAGCCAAGCGCGAATGTTGTCTCGGTTGCCAGTATTGATGAGGATACCGGAAAAATCGCTATTGAGGGTGCCGGTAGCGTAACGGTGTCAGCCACGCAGAAAGAGAGTGTTAATTACAAAGAAACGACCAGCAAGTATCAGCTGATTGTGAGTCAGGGCAGTCGTTCTGATCTGACGTGGCAGGATGCGAGTGCAGCGAAGGGTACCGTAATCAAACACTTTGGTGATCAATCGTTCACCATCGAAGCTGCTTCAACCGACAGTGAGGGAGATATTCAGTATCAAGTAATTGGAAACTCAGACATTGCTACGGTTGAACCATCAACTGGCAAGGTGAATCTGGGCACTCGTACAGGCGTGGTCAATGTGATCGCCACTCAGGAGGCATATGGCAGTTACGCTGAAACTCAGGTGGCCTATGTGTTGAAGGTGGGTAGGCAGCAGGATTCAGATCTGTCATGGGGAAAAATTAAAGACGGTGCTTCGGTGAATGCCACATTTGGCATGGCAACGCCTCCTTTAAATACGGCGAGCGCCACATCCACTGGCACGATTACCTATACCAGTGATAATCCTGCTGTAGCAGGAGTACACGAAAACACCGGTGTATTGACATTGAACCAGTCAGGAAAGGCTACGATTACCGCTCACCTGGAAGCGACTGATACCGTAGCCGCTGATAGTGTTACCTACATCTTAAAGGTTGCAAAATCCGCTGTTAACACTCTAACTTGGTCGGATGGTGTCTCAGATGATGGATCAGTGGATGTAAGCTACCAAGATGACCGATACCCACATATAACAGCAACCTCTATAGACCCTAAGGCGGTGATCTCTTACAGCAGTAGTGACTCAAATGTTGCTGATGTGAACCGCTTTACCGGGGAACTCACCGTTCATGGTAGTGGCCCGACGACCATCACAGCTCAACACGATGCTACCAGTCGGTTCGAAGCGTCCGAGATCCAATATATGCTTAACGTCGCTAAGGCTTCCTCTGACCTGCACTGGGATCAGACGGAAGTAAGTGATGGTTCTCACACTATGAATTACGCTAGTACCGAAACCTTCACAGCTTCTGCAACTAGTAGTCAGGGAGATATTACTTACTCTGTGACGCAAGGAGGGGATGTTGTAAGCGTTGATCAGAGGAGCGGCCAATTAACCACTAAAAAAACAGGGCAGGCAACTGTTACTGCAACTCAGGCTGAAGACGGTGACCATGCTGCAACCTCTATTAGTTACACGATAGATGTTCAACCATCAACACCAGTATTGGAATGGGATCAAGCTGATGCAGAGAGTGGGCAGGTAAATGTCACTTTTGATGACGCAAGCTATACGGCGACGGTCTCTGCTTCCTACCAGGGCCAGGAAGTCACTGGGGAGGTACAGTATACTAGCATCGACACCAAGATAGTGGATGTTGATTCCAGCGGTCTGGTTTCCTTTACTGCAATCGGTACAACTGATATTAAGGCAAGCTTTACACCTGATGACCCGGGCTTTTTACCCGCTAATGAAAGTTATCAGATAACCCTTAAAAAGGGGGTAGGTAAGCCACTGGATGTTGGTAAAAATATGCTCCTGACTATAGGTGAGAGCGGCTCGCAACCTGTTCAAGGTGGAAACGGCGGCGTGCTTACCTATTCTTCGGGTGACACTAGCATTGCCACAGTTGATTCGACCGGTGAAGTCACCTCGATAAAGTTGGGCAGAACGAAAATCACTGTCACAGAGTCGGAAACAGCGAAATATCTGGAGCAGAGTGCTAGATATATGGTGACGGTCAAACCAAAGCCACCATTTATCGTACTGAACTACTGCTTCAGTGGTTACAACTCTCAAAGACCTCAGCAAACGGATTACGCAATTTTGAATTCTGAGGGTTGGAGTTTAGACGAGGTAAGAGTGGAGTCGGAGAGTCAGAACGGTGGCGGCAGTGTATATGATACTTCACCCAAGGCTGGCTCTAGTACTATCTGGTGGTCGTATGATGCACATGATAGAGATGTTAAACACAGGGCAACGCTTAAGTACAGCGAAGGCTCTAGCCATTACCAAATTACCACAGACTGGATGATTTGTGATTATTAG
- a CDS encoding ISAs1 family transposase, whose amino-acid sequence MAPFGVFSELTEVRADNHRHPLPHLVFIAICMIICGAEDWNMVSELGKKKKTWLKRYIPLPHGIPSQHTFIRVFERLDPKEFRKCFIKWAQLIAERTDAVVESERHEGEKVSLERRYFISSLKTDAKEFMSSVRSHWSVENSLNWVLDIGLREDRRLQRYEG is encoded by the coding sequence ATGGCTCCTTTCGGAGTATTTTCTGAACTCACCGAAGTTCGGGCAGATAACCACAGACATCCACTGCCTCATCTTGTGTTTATTGCAATATGCATGATTATTTGTGGTGCTGAAGACTGGAATATGGTGTCAGAACTCGGCAAAAAAAAGAAAACATGGTTGAAGCGTTACATACCATTACCTCACGGGATACCTTCACAGCATACCTTTATCAGAGTTTTTGAGCGCCTTGATCCCAAGGAGTTTCGGAAATGCTTTATTAAGTGGGCTCAGCTTATCGCGGAGCGCACAGACGCTGTAGTCGAAAGCGAGCGCCATGAAGGTGAAAAAGTGAGTCTCGAACGGCGATACTTTATTTCCAGTCTTAAGACCGATGCTAAAGAGTTCATGAGTTCAGTGCGATCCCACTGGTCGGTGGAAAATAGCCTGAACTGGGTGCTCGACATTGGCTTAAGAGAAGATCGGAGGCTACAACGCTATGAGGGCTGA
- a CDS encoding group II intron maturase-specific domain-containing protein, which yields MVRAVDKAWKRAFLGYSFTRDDRKKLAEKTCKRFRDKFKQITHKGGRSLKQRLESLNRDLRGWKNYFREVETRSEFENFDCWIRRRLRSLLWYQWKKSPKRYAELRRRGGSDKLARQTVGSSKGCWRISRSPEQHIALPKSWFDELGLIRLLAA from the coding sequence GTGGTGCGTGCAGTTGACAAGGCATGGAAGCGGGCATTCCTGGGATACAGCTTTACCAGAGATGACAGGAAGAAGCTGGCAGAGAAAACCTGCAAGCGGTTCAGGGACAAATTCAAACAAATAACCCACAAAGGCGGGCGGTCACTGAAGCAGAGGTTGGAGTCCCTGAATCGCGACTTACGGGGCTGGAAGAACTACTTTCGAGAAGTTGAAACCCGTTCGGAGTTTGAAAACTTTGACTGCTGGATCAGACGACGATTGAGAAGTCTGCTCTGGTATCAATGGAAGAAAAGTCCGAAGCGATATGCGGAGCTAAGAAGGCGGGGGGGCAGTGATAAACTGGCGAGGCAGACAGTAGGATCGAGCAAAGGGTGCTGGCGAATAAGCCGGAGTCCTGAGCAGCACATAGCACTGCCGAAGAGTTGGTTCGATGAATTAGGTTTGATTAGATTATTGGCTGCTTAA
- a CDS encoding KpsF/GutQ family sugar-phosphate isomerase, whose amino-acid sequence MTIDMRQIMANALHEQGNALLTLSERVDDSFEQAVQLMLACKGRVIISGMGKSGLIGKKIAATLASTGTMSFFMHPGEAFHGDLGMIRFDERADAIVLISYSGETDEVLKLIPSLKSFGTKIIAITGGMDSTLAKNADVVLNGSVKEEVCPNNLAPTTSTTVAIAIGDALAVALIKARDFQPHDFAKFHPGGSLGRRLLTRVKDVMEKDRLPLVTISTPMHDVILTMTETRSGMAIVMDDNNNLAGVITDGDLRRYMTSHDNILGLKANDLMSENPVCITENAMLSEAEDAMKASHIKCLVATDEDDRVVGLVDWAV is encoded by the coding sequence ATGACTATTGATATGCGCCAAATAATGGCCAATGCCCTGCATGAACAAGGTAATGCCCTTTTAACATTGAGTGAGCGCGTTGATGATTCTTTTGAGCAAGCTGTTCAGTTAATGCTTGCCTGCAAAGGCCGGGTTATCATTTCTGGCATGGGCAAATCAGGCCTGATCGGAAAGAAGATAGCTGCAACACTGGCCTCTACAGGCACCATGAGCTTTTTCATGCATCCTGGTGAAGCGTTCCATGGCGACTTGGGCATGATTCGTTTTGATGAAAGAGCCGATGCTATTGTTTTAATTTCATACAGCGGTGAAACAGATGAAGTGCTGAAGCTGATTCCTTCACTGAAAAGCTTTGGTACCAAGATCATCGCAATTACCGGTGGCATGGATTCAACACTGGCAAAAAATGCTGACGTTGTGTTGAACGGTTCTGTAAAAGAAGAAGTTTGCCCAAACAATCTGGCACCCACCACTTCAACCACTGTAGCAATCGCTATTGGTGATGCGCTGGCCGTCGCCCTGATTAAAGCTCGTGATTTCCAACCGCACGACTTTGCAAAATTCCATCCTGGGGGTAGCCTGGGTCGACGACTTCTGACTCGTGTAAAAGATGTCATGGAAAAAGATCGTTTACCCTTAGTGACGATATCTACTCCAATGCACGATGTTATTTTAACGATGACTGAAACCCGGTCTGGCATGGCTATTGTTATGGATGACAATAACAATCTGGCTGGTGTTATAACAGATGGTGATTTGCGCCGTTATATGACTAGCCATGATAATATTCTTGGTTTGAAGGCCAATGATTTAATGAGTGAGAATCCTGTTTGCATAACCGAGAATGCAATGCTTTCTGAGGCTGAAGATGCTATGAAAGCTAGTCATATAAAATGCCTTGTTGCGACTGATGAAGATGACAGGGTTGTTGGCTTGGTTGATTGGGCGGTTTGA